A genomic region of Oncorhynchus clarkii lewisi isolate Uvic-CL-2024 unplaced genomic scaffold, UVic_Ocla_1.0 unplaced_contig_7073_pilon_pilon, whole genome shotgun sequence contains the following coding sequences:
- the LOC139397127 gene encoding cell adhesion molecule 4-like: MRPGPRSLLLPTPLSLSLRALLLLCLASRCQAVQAENVTVLEGGTAQISCRLQNYDGSIVVIQNPRRQTLFFNGTRALKDDRFQMVLFTPRLVRITLTNVSVSDEGGYFCQLYTDDTHHQVATLSVSVPPDTPTVEVKQEAVEGGEVELTCLSPRSKPPATLRWIRDRREIPGVVSQQENGKTVSVSNTIRLPVERKDNGAAVSCEASHPALGGQKRVRHYRLDVHFAPTVRIIPPPGILREGDSLSLTCSITGNPLPRDVQWTRINDTLPERAEISGPTLQVSRLSQSHNGTYLCQAQNNYGRAADHYTLLVYENVSVTTMVLPTSHHATSHPTTLLLTPSYAPDPRGNVQPSLILNTLLLSISPSFSSFMVTITAS; the protein is encoded by the exons cgcgTTGCCAAGCGGTGCAGGCTGAGAATGTGACAGTGTTGGAGGGAGGCACGGCCCAGATCTCCTGTCGTCTGCAGAATTATGATGGCTCCATCGTGGTCATCCAGAACCCTCGCAGACAGACCCTCTTCTTCAACGGCACacgag cGTTGAAGGACGACCGTTTCCAGATGGTTCTCTTCACTCCCCGTCTGGTGCGCATCACCCTCACCAACGTGAGCGTGTCGGACGAGGGCGGCTACTTCTGCCAGCTCTACACCGACGACACCCACCACCAAGTGGCCACGCTGTCCGTGTCCGTCCCTCCCGACACCCCCACGGTGGAGGTGAAGCAGGAGGCCGTGGAGGGGGGCGAGGTGGAGCTCACCTGCCTGTCGCCGCGCAGCAAGCCCCCCGCCACGCTGCGCTGGATCAGGGACCGCCGGGAGATACCAG gTGTGGTGTCCCAGCAGGAAAATGGGAAGACAGTGAGTGTGTCCAACACCATCCGTCTCCCTGTGGAGAGAAAAGACAACGGGGCAGCGGTCAGCTGTGAGGCATCCCACCCCGCCCTGGGGGGGCAGAAGAGGGTCCGCCACTACCGCCTCGACGTCCACT ttgCCCCCACAGTGAGGATCATCCCTCCCCCTGGCATCCTCCGAGAGGGAGACTCTCTCAGCCTCACCTGCTCCATCACTGGAAAcccact gcctAGAGATGTCCAGTGGACTAGGATTAATGACACCTTACCTGAGAGGGCGGAGATCTCTGGCCCCACCCTCCAGGTGTCCCGTCTCAGCCAATCACACAACGGGACCTACCTGTGTCAGGCGCAGAACAACTACGGCCGTGCCGCCGACCACTACACGCTGCTGGTGTACG AGAATGTGTCTGTCACTACCATGGTACTTCCCACCTCCCATCATGCCACCTCCCACCCAACCACCCTCCTCCTAACCCCCAGCTACGCACCGGACCCCCGAGGTAACGTACAGCCCTCCCTCATCCTTaacacactcctcctctccatctctccatccttctcttccttcATGGTCACAATCACCGCCTCTTAg